The proteins below are encoded in one region of Flavobacterium nackdongense:
- a CDS encoding tetratricopeptide repeat-containing sensor histidine kinase: protein MKVPKLHFPIFLLLAVVLVLQSCEKKPQNTSSQPSNLTEIDRLIDRGDHCFEKVQYDSAYYYHNKAKSLCDPNKDQTRIIYSVERMAAIQLSQGDYAGSETTAIEALPLLQKTIDPAYECSIYNVLGIIYMKLYDYENALHYYHKGLNLKIDSSRKLMFTHNIAVVYMAKNDFRSALKILLPLRMKKEVIQDTLTYSKVVDNLGFSYFKLGNPKGIAYLNQGLAIKKRIKGQWGIVASYLNLAQYYKKSNPVLAQDYAQLGYEKATQFNNIDDRLEALSLLIQTSAGNESKKHSEQYIFLNDSITKVRQNARNQFAKIKYDAKKEKEENQFLKTQKVLTALELEQQKSRNLLLYFLMLIGALSTVFLYYFLKAINKKDKIQTSYDTETRIAKKLHDELANDVYHTMAFAETQDLSLSQNKELLLSNLDTIYSRTRNISKENSNIDTGLDFVSGLKEMLSSFNTDSVTILLTGMDSINWKALEAHKKIIVYRALQELLVNMKKHANCSLVVIACKKNEKTLQLDYSDNGGGAALDKINSKNGLQNVENRILAVDGTITFDTKPGKGFKSSFNIPL from the coding sequence ATGAAAGTCCCAAAGCTCCATTTCCCGATTTTTCTGCTTTTAGCTGTAGTTCTCGTCTTGCAATCTTGCGAAAAAAAGCCTCAAAACACCAGTAGCCAACCGAGCAATTTGACCGAAATTGACCGCCTCATTGACCGTGGCGATCACTGTTTCGAGAAAGTACAGTATGATAGTGCTTACTACTATCACAACAAGGCCAAATCACTTTGCGATCCAAACAAAGACCAGACCCGAATTATTTATTCGGTGGAACGAATGGCTGCCATTCAACTGAGCCAAGGCGATTATGCGGGTAGTGAAACTACGGCTATTGAGGCACTTCCATTGTTACAGAAGACCATAGATCCCGCTTACGAATGCTCCATCTATAATGTACTGGGGATTATTTATATGAAACTTTATGATTATGAAAATGCTTTGCATTACTACCATAAGGGCTTGAATCTAAAAATAGATTCTAGCCGCAAATTGATGTTTACGCACAATATCGCTGTGGTTTATATGGCGAAAAACGATTTCCGCAGCGCCCTAAAAATTCTACTTCCGTTGCGAATGAAAAAGGAGGTGATTCAAGATACTTTAACCTATTCGAAGGTCGTTGACAATCTGGGTTTTTCGTACTTCAAACTAGGAAATCCGAAGGGTATTGCCTATTTGAATCAAGGATTAGCAATAAAAAAAAGAATCAAAGGCCAGTGGGGCATAGTGGCAAGTTACCTGAATCTGGCTCAATATTACAAAAAATCTAATCCCGTTTTAGCTCAAGATTATGCGCAATTGGGGTATGAAAAAGCGACCCAATTCAATAATATAGACGACCGTTTGGAAGCATTGTCTTTATTAATTCAAACCAGCGCTGGAAACGAGTCAAAAAAACATTCTGAACAATACATCTTCCTCAATGATAGCATTACCAAAGTACGGCAAAACGCCCGAAATCAATTTGCCAAAATAAAATACGACGCTAAGAAGGAAAAGGAAGAAAATCAATTTCTAAAAACACAAAAAGTCCTTACCGCACTTGAATTGGAACAACAAAAAAGCAGAAACTTGCTTTTGTATTTTCTGATGCTCATTGGCGCTTTGTCCACTGTTTTTTTATATTATTTCTTAAAAGCCATCAACAAAAAAGACAAAATCCAAACCTCCTACGATACAGAAACACGGATTGCCAAAAAGCTGCATGACGAATTGGCCAACGACGTCTATCACACAATGGCTTTCGCCGAAACGCAAGATTTATCTTTGAGTCAAAACAAAGAATTATTGTTGAGTAATCTTGATACCATATACTCCCGCACCAGGAACATCTCAAAAGAAAATAGCAACATCGACACTGGACTGGACTTTGTGTCAGGTCTTAAAGAAATGTTGTCGAGCTTCAATACCGATTCGGTCACTATATTGCTAACCGGTATGGATTCCATCAACTGGAAGGCTTTGGAAGCCCACAAAAAAATTATTGTCTATCGGGCGCTGCAGGAGTTGCTCGTGAACATGAAAAAACACGCCAATTGCAGTTTGGTGGTCATCGCTTGTAAAAAAAATGAAAAAACTTTACAACTAGATTACAGTGATAACGGGGGTGGAGCCGCTTTAGACAAAATAAATTCGAAAAATGGACTGCAAAATGTGGAAAACCGTATTCTAGCTGTAGACGGAACGATTACTTTTGATACCAAACCCGGAAAAGGGTTCAAATCAAGTTTCAACATTCCACTATAA
- a CDS encoding SPOR domain-containing protein, protein MKTLITRKSISYLIYLGLFTCGLHAQQEKTSVSQDPKFEQLLNEKRKINASLTVNDSYKIQIYTGGSEMAKKTLTEFRQEFTSIDATIVFNTPNYKVWIGNFKTRIEAEKTMAAINGRYKNMLLIKPSR, encoded by the coding sequence ATGAAAACTTTAATCACAAGAAAAAGCATTAGTTATCTTATTTACTTAGGGCTTTTTACGTGTGGTCTACACGCACAACAGGAAAAAACTTCTGTAAGTCAAGACCCAAAATTTGAACAATTACTGAACGAAAAAAGAAAAATAAACGCTTCACTTACGGTAAATGACTCTTATAAAATTCAGATTTATACTGGCGGAAGTGAAATGGCAAAAAAAACTTTGACTGAATTCAGACAAGAATTCACATCGATTGACGCCACTATTGTTTTCAATACACCCAATTATAAAGTGTGGATTGGCAATTTTAAAACCCGCATCGAAGCCGAAAAAACTATGGCAGCAATTAATGGCCGCTACAAAAACATGCTTTTGATCAAGCCAAGTAGATAG
- a CDS encoding c-type cytochrome, whose product MKKMGNHSSISKKLYLGLALMLSLSLTSYAQEAATPMAAPAATAAPAATATPAAAPAATSGGDAAKGKDIFNANCAACHKLDAKATGPALRGVGAKYEKAWLYKWIHNSSDLIKSGDAAAVKVFEENNKIPMTAFPQLSEADIDNVIAYTMEPKAVAPAPVAGEKVPGTADANAGGISNSVILGALSLVMAILIVMLVLVNNVLRKVAAANGIHVASKEPRLSLWKAFARNQFLVLVSAIFLLLSGAYFVYGYLMQVGVDQNYSPVQPIHFSHRIHAGSNGINCNYCHSSARVSKHSGIPSLNVCMNCHKNISEVSDTTATADYSKDFYDKEIAKLYKAVGWDKDNQKYTGVTEPVKWVRIHNLQSFVYFNHSQHVTVAGVECQTCHGPVQTYEIQKQFAPLTMKWCIECHRKTEVKMEGNDYYKKIHEQLSKKYGVDKLTAAQMGGLECGKCHY is encoded by the coding sequence ATGAAAAAAATGGGTAACCATAGTTCGATTTCAAAGAAATTATATTTAGGTTTAGCTTTAATGTTGAGCTTATCGTTAACTTCTTATGCGCAAGAAGCTGCGACTCCAATGGCAGCTCCGGCTGCAACAGCAGCTCCCGCAGCAACAGCGACTCCAGCAGCTGCACCTGCAGCAACATCAGGTGGTGATGCCGCCAAAGGAAAAGATATTTTCAATGCCAATTGTGCTGCTTGTCATAAACTTGATGCGAAAGCTACCGGCCCAGCATTAAGAGGTGTTGGTGCAAAATATGAAAAAGCGTGGCTTTACAAATGGATTCATAATAGTTCTGACTTGATAAAATCCGGTGATGCTGCTGCTGTGAAAGTATTTGAAGAAAACAACAAAATACCAATGACTGCGTTTCCGCAATTGTCAGAAGCTGATATTGACAATGTGATAGCCTATACTATGGAACCTAAAGCTGTGGCGCCAGCGCCAGTAGCGGGAGAAAAAGTTCCCGGAACAGCAGATGCCAATGCAGGCGGAATTTCTAATAGTGTAATTCTTGGTGCCTTGTCTTTAGTGATGGCCATCCTTATCGTAATGCTTGTCTTGGTAAACAATGTGTTGCGAAAAGTGGCTGCAGCCAATGGAATTCACGTAGCTTCTAAAGAGCCAAGACTGTCATTGTGGAAAGCCTTTGCTCGAAATCAATTCTTAGTATTAGTTTCAGCTATCTTTTTATTATTGTCTGGTGCTTATTTTGTCTATGGCTATTTGATGCAAGTGGGAGTAGATCAAAATTATTCGCCAGTACAGCCTATTCATTTTTCACACAGAATTCACGCGGGTAGCAACGGTATAAACTGTAACTACTGCCACTCGTCAGCTCGGGTTAGTAAGCATTCTGGAATTCCTTCTTTGAATGTGTGTATGAACTGTCACAAAAACATTTCTGAAGTGTCTGACACAACCGCTACTGCGGATTATTCTAAAGATTTCTACGATAAAGAAATTGCCAAATTATACAAAGCAGTAGGTTGGGATAAGGATAACCAAAAATATACTGGGGTAACGGAGCCTGTAAAATGGGTTCGTATTCACAACTTACAGAGTTTTGTCTACTTCAACCACTCGCAACACGTTACCGTTGCTGGTGTGGAATGTCAAACTTGCCACGGTCCAGTTCAAACCTATGAAATTCAAAAACAATTTGCGCCATTAACTATGAAATGGTGTATCGAATGCCATAGAAAAACCGAAGTTAAAATGGAAGGCAACGACTATTACAAAAAAATTCACGAACAGCTTTCTAAAAAGTATGGTGTCGATAAACTGACCGCCGCTCAAATGGGTGGTTTGGAATGTGGAAAATGCCATTATTAA